One Anabas testudineus chromosome 15, fAnaTes1.2, whole genome shotgun sequence genomic window carries:
- the ppm1ba gene encoding protein phosphatase, Mg2+/Mn2+ dependent, 1Ba — protein sequence MGAFLDKPKTEKYNSHGEGNGLRYGLSSMQGWRVEMEDAHTAVLGLPAPGMTNWSFFAVYDGHAGSRVANYCSKHLLEHIISASLGAGGTQGSQAGSDSSTSDPAALPSVEHVKAGIRTGFLMIDEHMRSFSDLRNGMDRSGSTAVGILLSPDHFFFINCGDSRAVLYRNSHVCFSTLDHKPCNPRERERIQNAGGSVMIQRVNGSLAVSRALGDYDYKCVDGKGPTEQLVSPEPEVFDMVRAPEQDQFVILACDGIWDVMSNEELCEFVKSRLEVTNDLERVCNEVVDTCLHKGSRDNMSVVLVCLPNAPKVSEEAVRKDAELNKYLESRVEEMLSQPGEEGFPDLVTVMRNLSTDSGMPPLPPGGGLASKHSVVEAVYNRLNPYREEDGNGPELEDHW from the exons ATGGGTGCTTTCCTGGACAAGCCCAAGACTGAGAAGTACAACTCACATGGTGAGGGCAATGGCCTGCGCTATGGGCTGAGCTCCATGCAGGGCTGGCGGGTGGAGATGGAGGATGCTCACACAGCTGTGTTGGGACTCCCCGCTCCTGGTATGACTAACTGGTCATTTTTTGCAGTGTATGATGGCCATGCTGGCTCTAGGGTTGCTAACTATTGCTCTAAGCATCTTCTGGAACACATAATCAGTGCTAGCTTAGGAGCCGGAGGGACACAGGGCTCCCAGGCTGGATCAGACAGCTCCACCAGTGACCCCGCAGCGCTTCCTTCTGTGGAGCATGTGAAAGCCGGGATTCGAACAGGCTTCTTGATGATTGACGAGCACATGCGCAGCTTCTCCGATCTTCGGAATGGCATGGACCGTAGTGGCTCCACAGCAGTGGGCATCCTGCTGTCACCTGatcatttcttcttcattaaCTGTGGTGATTCTAGAGCTGTTCTGTACCGCAACTCACATGTCTGCTTCTCCACTCTTGACCACAAGCCTTGCAACCCACGTGAGAGAGAGCGCATCCAGAATGCCGGCGGCTCAGTGATGATTCAAAGGGTTAATGGGTCACTGGCTGTATCAAGGGCCTTGGGGGACTATGATTACAAGTGTGTGGATGGGAAGGGCCCCACAGAGCAGCTGGTTAGCCCCGAACCAGAAGTGTTTGATATGGTTCGGGCCCCGGAGCAGGACCAGTTTGTGATTCTGGCTTGTGATGGCATCTGGGATGTTATGTCCAATGAGGAGCTGTGTGAGTTTGTAAAATCTAGGCTTGAGGTGACTAATGACCTGGAGAGAGTCTGCAATGAAGTGGTGGACACCTGCCTGCACAAG GGGAGTCGAGATAACATGAGTGTTGTGTTAGTGTGCTTGCCCAATGCTCCCAAAGTGTCAGAAGAAGCTGTGAGGAAAGACGCAGAACTCAACAAATATCTTGAGTCTCGAGTGGAAG AGATGCTGTCTCAGCCAGGGGAGGAGGGGTTTCCCGACCTGGTAACAGTGATGAGGAACCTGTCCACTGATAGTGGAATGCCCCCTCTGCCACCAGGGGGAGGCCTTGCCAGCAA gCACAGTGTTGTTGAAGCAGTATACAACCGTCTGAATCCATACAGGGAGGAAGATGGG